A genome region from Pseudomonas anguilliseptica includes the following:
- a CDS encoding IS5 family transposase — MKQMTFADAEYAGKRKQTRKELFLIEMDRVVPWKGLIALIEPYYPKGEGGRPAYPLMAMLRVHLMQNWFGYSDPAMEEALYETTILRQFAGLSLERIPDETTILNFRRLLEKHELAAGILAVINGYLGDRGLSLRQGTIVDATLINAPSSTKNKDGKRDPEMHQAKKGNQYYFGMKAHIGVDDESGLVHSVVGTAANVADVTQVDKLLHGEENVVCADAGYTGVEKRPEHDGREVIWQVAARRSTYKKLGKSSPLYKAKRKIEKAKAQVRAKVEHPFRVIKRQFSYVKTRFRGLAKNTAQLVTLFALSNLWMARRHLLTNAGEVRL; from the coding sequence ATGAAGCAAATGACCTTCGCCGATGCCGAGTACGCCGGCAAACGCAAGCAGACCCGCAAAGAGTTGTTCCTGATCGAGATGGATCGGGTGGTGCCGTGGAAGGGTTTGATCGCACTGATCGAACCGTATTACCCCAAGGGTGAAGGCGGTCGGCCGGCCTATCCGCTGATGGCGATGCTACGTGTGCACCTGATGCAGAACTGGTTCGGCTACAGCGACCCGGCGATGGAAGAAGCGCTGTACGAGACCACTATCCTGCGGCAGTTCGCCGGGCTGAGTCTGGAACGTATCCCCGACGAAACCACCATCCTCAACTTCCGTCGTCTGCTGGAGAAACATGAGTTGGCTGCCGGCATCCTGGCCGTCATCAATGGCTATCTTGGCGACCGTGGCCTGTCGTTGCGCCAAGGCACCATCGTCGATGCCACGCTGATCAATGCGCCGAGTTCGACCAAGAACAAGGACGGCAAACGCGACCCAGAGATGCACCAGGCCAAGAAGGGCAACCAATACTACTTCGGCATGAAGGCGCACATTGGCGTGGATGACGAGTCGGGGCTGGTACACAGCGTGGTAGGCACGGCGGCCAACGTGGCGGATGTCACTCAGGTCGACAAGTTGCTGCACGGCGAGGAAAACGTGGTGTGCGCCGATGCGGGTTATACCGGCGTCGAAAAGCGCCCCGAACATGATGGGCGCGAGGTGATCTGGCAGGTTGCTGCCCGCCGCAGCACCTATAAGAAGCTGGGTAAGAGCAGCCCGCTGTACAAAGCCAAACGCAAGATCGAGAAGGCCAAGGCCCAGGTGCGCGCCAAGGTTGAGCACCCGTTCCGGGTGATCAAGCGTCAGTTCAGTTATGTAAAGACACGCTTCCGTGGCTTGGCCAAGAACACGGCGCAACTGGTGACGCTGTTCGCGCTGTCGAACCTGTGGATGGCACGCCGACATTTACTGACCAATGCAGGAGAGGTGCGCCTGTAA
- the recA gene encoding recombinase RecA, with the protein MDQAKSKALEAALSQIEKQFGKGSIMRLGSDRTMDIDVISTGSLGLDIVLGVGGLPRGRIVEIYGPESSGKTTLTLSVIAEAQRQGLTCAFIDAEHALDPIYAAKLGVNIDDLLCSQPDTGEQALEIVDILTRSGAINLIVVDSVAALTPKAEIEGEIGDMHVGLAARMMSQAMRKITGNLKNSNTMCIFINQIRMKIGVMFGSPETTTGGNALKFYASVRLDIRRTGAVKEGDEVAGSETRVKVVKNKVAAPFKQAEFQIIYGQGISKVGEIVDLAVANNFIDKSGAWYAFEGNKIGQGKANTMKWLLENKATMDKIEGMIREKMMPKKQAESGAPAPEKQPEVEV; encoded by the coding sequence ATGGATCAGGCAAAAAGCAAAGCGTTAGAAGCGGCTCTCTCACAGATTGAGAAGCAGTTTGGTAAGGGTTCCATTATGCGACTGGGTTCAGATCGCACTATGGATATCGATGTCATATCGACCGGCTCGCTTGGTCTGGACATCGTTCTAGGCGTAGGCGGTTTGCCGCGCGGTCGTATTGTAGAGATATACGGGCCTGAGTCTTCGGGTAAGACGACTCTAACACTCTCAGTTATTGCTGAAGCGCAACGTCAAGGGCTGACATGTGCATTTATCGATGCCGAGCATGCACTTGACCCAATCTACGCAGCAAAGCTTGGCGTTAATATTGATGATCTCCTGTGCTCGCAGCCAGATACCGGAGAGCAGGCGCTCGAGATCGTGGATATCCTTACTAGATCTGGTGCTATTAATCTTATTGTTGTCGACTCAGTGGCAGCTCTTACACCCAAAGCTGAAATCGAAGGTGAAATTGGGGATATGCACGTTGGGTTGGCCGCGCGCATGATGAGTCAGGCAATGCGTAAGATTACGGGTAACCTTAAAAACTCGAACACTATGTGTATCTTCATTAACCAAATTCGTATGAAGATAGGTGTTATGTTTGGGAGCCCTGAAACTACAACTGGCGGTAACGCCCTGAAATTCTATGCCTCTGTACGTCTGGATATCCGTCGCACCGGTGCAGTGAAGGAAGGTGACGAAGTTGCCGGCAGTGAAACCCGTGTAAAAGTTGTAAAGAATAAAGTTGCAGCACCTTTTAAACAAGCAGAGTTCCAAATTATTTACGGCCAAGGTATTAGTAAGGTAGGTGAAATTGTAGACTTGGCGGTCGCAAATAATTTTATCGATAAATCAGGTGCTTGGTATGCCTTTGAAGGCAATAAGATCGGCCAAGGCAAGGCCAATACCATGAAGTGGCTGTTGGAAAACAAAGCCACCATGGACAAGATTGAAGGTATGATCCGCGAGAAAATGATGCCTAAGAAACAAGCTGAATCCGGTGCCCCGGCGCCTGAAAAACAGCCTGAAGTCGAAGTTTGA
- the ung gene encoding uracil-DNA glycosylase, with product MSAADNVKLEAGWKAALHAEFEKPYMRDLGDFLRSEKAAGKQIYPPGSLIFNALNSTPLAQTKVVVIGQDPYHGPGQAHGLCFSVQPGVKTPPSLVNIYKELKRDLNIDIPDHGNLQHWAEQGVLLLNTSLTVEHGIAGSHAKIGWQTFTDKVIEVVSQQQERLVFLLWGAHAQSKEKLIDVSKHLVLKSVHPSPLSAHRGFIGNGHFSRTNKFLQQHGLSPIDWRLPESA from the coding sequence ATGAGCGCCGCCGATAACGTCAAACTCGAAGCCGGCTGGAAGGCCGCGTTGCATGCAGAATTCGAGAAGCCCTATATGCGTGATCTGGGCGATTTCCTGCGTAGCGAGAAAGCTGCCGGCAAGCAGATTTATCCGCCTGGCTCGCTGATCTTCAATGCGCTCAACTCCACGCCGCTGGCGCAGACCAAGGTGGTGGTGATTGGCCAGGATCCTTACCACGGGCCGGGGCAGGCTCATGGGTTGTGCTTCTCGGTGCAGCCTGGGGTGAAGACGCCGCCGTCGCTGGTGAACATCTATAAAGAGCTCAAGCGCGACCTGAATATCGACATTCCCGATCACGGCAACCTGCAGCATTGGGCGGAGCAGGGCGTGTTGCTGCTTAACACCTCGCTGACCGTGGAGCATGGCATTGCCGGCTCCCACGCCAAGATCGGCTGGCAGACGTTTACCGACAAGGTGATCGAGGTGGTCAGTCAGCAGCAGGAGCGTCTGGTGTTTTTGCTATGGGGCGCCCATGCACAGAGTAAGGAAAAACTGATCGATGTCAGCAAGCACCTGGTGCTGAAATCCGTTCACCCTTCGCCGCTGTCGGCGCACCGTGGCTTTATCGGCAACGGCCATTTCAGCCGCACCAACAAATTCCTCCAGCAGCATGGGCTAAGTCCGATTGACTGGCGCCTGCCCGAGTCGGCTTAA
- the tnpC gene encoding IS66 family transposase — protein MISVPETLPDDPAALKQLLAEVLSSAQELAKDKDGQIERLREQNALLIQRLFGRKSEQSSDPDSPQLEMFNEAESLAEAAAEAPAAEVEEEVVAPTKRRGKRKPLPAELPRVEVIHELPEHELTCECGCRKQAIGEETSEQLEIIPMQVQVIRHIRKTYACKACESAPVTADKPAQLIEKRLASPSVLAMLLTSKYADGIPLYRFEKMLSRHGIDIPRQTLARWVIQCGELLQPLLNLMRDRLLDSPVIHCDETRVQVLKEPGRDPSSHSWMWVQTGGPPGKPVILFDYTTSRAQEVPLRLTDDYAGYNAVAAQQGVERLACWAHARRKFVEAQKVQPKGKTGRADIALGMINKLYGIERELKDASDEQRYRGRQQHSLPLLDQLKTWLEKTQPQVTAQNALGKAVNYLASNWSRLERYIEAGHLPIDNNAAERAIRPFVIGRKNWLFSDTPKGATASAQLYSLVETAKTNGQEPYAWLRHVLERLPLANSVEAYEALLPWNCQPTTPL, from the coding sequence ATGATTTCTGTGCCCGAAACCCTTCCTGATGACCCCGCCGCGCTCAAGCAATTGCTCGCTGAGGTGTTGTCGTCGGCGCAGGAATTGGCCAAGGACAAGGATGGGCAGATCGAGCGCCTGCGCGAACAAAACGCGCTGTTGATCCAGCGCCTGTTCGGCCGTAAATCCGAGCAGAGCAGCGACCCGGATTCACCGCAGCTAGAGATGTTCAACGAAGCGGAAAGCCTGGCCGAAGCGGCGGCTGAAGCTCCGGCCGCTGAGGTCGAGGAAGAAGTCGTTGCGCCGACCAAGCGCCGCGGCAAGCGCAAGCCGTTACCGGCCGAACTACCGCGTGTCGAGGTCATCCACGAACTGCCCGAACACGAACTGACCTGCGAATGCGGTTGCCGCAAGCAGGCCATCGGCGAAGAAACCAGCGAGCAGCTGGAAATCATCCCGATGCAGGTTCAGGTGATCCGCCACATTCGCAAGACCTATGCCTGCAAGGCCTGCGAAAGCGCGCCGGTCACCGCTGACAAACCGGCCCAACTGATCGAGAAAAGGCTGGCCAGCCCGAGCGTGCTGGCGATGCTGCTGACCAGCAAATACGCCGACGGCATCCCACTGTATCGCTTCGAAAAGATGCTCAGTCGCCATGGCATCGACATCCCCCGGCAGACCCTGGCGCGCTGGGTGATCCAGTGCGGCGAACTGCTACAACCGTTGCTCAACCTGATGCGCGACAGGCTGCTGGACAGTCCGGTGATCCACTGCGATGAAACCCGCGTGCAGGTGCTCAAGGAGCCTGGGCGCGATCCGAGCAGCCACTCCTGGATGTGGGTGCAGACCGGTGGCCCGCCTGGCAAACCGGTGATCCTCTTCGACTACACAACCAGCCGCGCGCAGGAGGTGCCGCTGCGCCTGACCGACGATTACGCCGGCTACAACGCCGTGGCCGCACAACAAGGTGTTGAACGCCTGGCCTGCTGGGCGCATGCGCGGCGCAAGTTCGTCGAAGCGCAAAAGGTGCAACCGAAGGGCAAAACCGGGCGTGCCGACATCGCGTTGGGGATGATCAACAAGCTCTACGGCATCGAGCGCGAACTTAAGGATGCCAGCGATGAACAGCGCTACCGGGGCCGCCAGCAGCACAGCCTACCGCTCCTCGATCAGCTCAAGACCTGGCTGGAGAAAACCCAGCCGCAGGTCACGGCGCAGAATGCCCTGGGCAAAGCAGTGAACTACCTGGCGAGCAACTGGAGCCGACTCGAACGCTACATCGAGGCTGGCCACCTGCCGATCGATAACAACGCTGCCGAGCGCGCGATCCGGCCCTTCGTCATAGGTCGCAAGAACTGGCTGTTCAGCGACACGCCGAAAGGCGCGACCGCCAGCGCCCAACTCTACAGCCTGGTGGAAACCGCCAAGACCAATGGCCAGGAGCCCTACGCCTGGTTGCGCCATGTCCTCGAACGCCTGCCGCTGGCCAACAGCGTTGAAGCCTACGAAGCGCTGCTGCCTTGGAACTGCCAACCAACGACGCCACTGTAA
- a CDS encoding IS5 family transposase, with translation MKQMTFADAEYAGKRKQTRKELFLIEMDRVVPWKGLIALIEPHYPKGEGGRPSYPLMAMLRVHLMQNWFGYSDPAMEEALYETTILRQFAGLTLERIPDETTILNFRRLLEKHELAAGILAVINGYLGDRGLSLRQGTIVDATLINAPSSTKNKNGKRDPEMHSTKKGNQYYFGMKAHIGVDDESGLVHSVVGTAANVADVTQVDKLLHGEENMVGGDAGYTGVEKRPEHEGRQVIWQVAARRSTYKKLGKRSALYKAKRKIEKAKAQVRAKVEHPFRVIKRQFGYVKTRFRGLVKNTAQLVTLFALSNLWMARRHLLTNAGEVRP, from the coding sequence ATGAAGCAGATGACCTTCGCCGACGCCGAGTACGCCGGCAAGCGCAAGCAGACCCGCAAAGAATTGTTCCTGATCGAGATGGATCGGGTAGTGCCATGGAAAGGGTTGATCGCTTTGATCGAGCCGCATTATCCAAAGGGTGAAGGCGGCCGACCGTCCTATCCGCTGATGGCGATGCTGCGAGTGCATCTGATGCAAAACTGGTTCGGTTACAGCGATCCGGCGATGGAAGAGGCGCTGTACGAGACCACCATCCTACGCCAGTTTGCCGGGCTGACTCTGGAGCGCATTCCTGACGAAACCACCATCCTCAACTTCCGCCGCTTGCTGGAAAAACACGAACTGGCTGCCGGCATCCTGGCCGTGATCAATGGCTACCTGGGTGACCGTGGTTTGTCGCTGCGCCAAGGCACCATCGTCGATGCCACGCTGATCAACGCGCCGAGTTCAACCAAGAACAAGAACGGTAAGCGTGACCCTGAGATGCACTCAACCAAGAAAGGCAATCAGTATTACTTCGGCATGAAGGCGCACATCGGGGTGGATGACGAGTCTGGCTTGGTGCACAGCGTGGTGGGTACTGCCGCCAACGTGGCGGATGTCACCCAGGTCGATAAGCTGCTGCACGGCGAGGAAAACATGGTGGGGGGCGATGCCGGATATACCGGTGTCGAGAAGCGCCCCGAGCATGAGGGCCGTCAAGTGATCTGGCAGGTTGCAGCACGGCGTAGCACTTACAAGAAACTCGGTAAGCGCAGCGCGCTGTACAAAGCCAAGCGCAAAATCGAGAAGGCCAAGGCCCAAGTGCGAGCCAAGGTCGAGCATCCGTTTCGGGTGATCAAGCGTCAGTTCGGTTATGTGAAGACGCGCTTCCGTGGCCTGGTCAAAAACACGGCGCAACTGGTGACTTTATTCGCGCTGTCAAATCTGTGGATGGCGCGCCGACATTTACTGACGAATGCAGGAGAGGTGCGCCCGTAA
- a CDS encoding CinA family protein produces MTANEYALTQLAAELGRQLIAAKAQVTTAESCTGGGIAEAITRIPGSSAWFEAGYVTYSNAQKTKQLNVPEALFATVGAVSQEVVEAMVHGAQAHSGARYAVAVSGVAGPDGGSAEKPVGTVWLAWGDGERLFSVHRQFAGDRSEVRRQTVEAALAGLLRLLAQENPNAG; encoded by the coding sequence ATGACTGCTAATGAATATGCCCTGACCCAATTGGCTGCCGAGCTGGGCAGGCAACTGATTGCCGCCAAGGCCCAGGTGACCACCGCAGAATCCTGTACTGGCGGCGGCATTGCCGAGGCGATTACCCGGATTCCCGGCAGCTCGGCCTGGTTTGAAGCGGGTTATGTCACTTACTCCAACGCGCAAAAGACTAAACAGTTGAATGTTCCCGAGGCGCTGTTTGCCACGGTTGGCGCAGTGAGTCAGGAGGTGGTCGAGGCCATGGTGCACGGGGCGCAGGCCCATAGTGGCGCGCGTTATGCCGTGGCAGTCAGCGGTGTCGCGGGGCCGGATGGCGGCTCGGCGGAGAAACCGGTGGGCACCGTCTGGCTGGCCTGGGGTGATGGTGAGCGGCTATTTAGCGTGCACCGGCAGTTTGCCGGGGATCGCAGCGAAGTTCGCCGACAAACGGTTGAGGCCGCGCTGGCTGGGCTGTTGCGCCTGCTGGCGCAAGAAAATCCAAACGCGGGGTAG
- a CDS encoding substrate-binding periplasmic protein, producing the protein MIDLPLSKSAGLKSARNTWLLQTILKRLTGANCGQTKWVEKQRLCRALISARHRSSTAQTGLLNCAKRLTSLVAKTYEVCPMNKWLYVLALFFLPFLAYAQTLKAVGDPWPPFLDPNHPHKGVATEIAQAAFATQGYTVELNFVPWQRAIDGVTEGEFDILIGTWKTAEREGFLHFSKPYAANDLKLIKRKGDDFQFTDLDSLSGKTIGTVRGYGYGDAFEKASNFNREEAANLMPSVQKLVNGRIDLTLEDELVARSLISKEKPELLSEIEFVSPPLASNLLHVTAGLKNPNHEAIISAFDKGLEIIKANGELDAILKRNGMK; encoded by the coding sequence TTGATCGATTTGCCGCTTTCAAAATCGGCGGGGCTGAAGTCAGCCAGAAATACATGGCTACTTCAGACCATCCTTAAACGTCTCACAGGAGCGAATTGCGGTCAAACAAAGTGGGTGGAAAAACAGCGGTTATGCCGCGCACTGATAAGTGCTAGGCACCGCAGCAGCACTGCCCAAACAGGACTATTAAACTGTGCTAAGCGGCTCACCAGCCTGGTGGCCAAAACTTATGAGGTATGCCCAATGAACAAATGGCTATACGTACTTGCGCTGTTTTTTTTGCCTTTTCTTGCTTACGCGCAAACTCTCAAAGCCGTGGGTGATCCTTGGCCGCCTTTCCTTGACCCCAACCATCCACACAAGGGCGTGGCGACTGAAATCGCTCAAGCTGCTTTCGCGACTCAGGGCTATACCGTCGAACTCAACTTCGTACCCTGGCAACGCGCCATAGACGGCGTGACTGAAGGCGAGTTCGACATCCTCATCGGCACCTGGAAAACCGCCGAGCGCGAGGGTTTTTTGCATTTCAGTAAGCCCTATGCGGCCAACGATCTGAAGCTGATTAAACGTAAAGGCGATGATTTCCAGTTCACCGACTTGGATAGCCTGAGCGGCAAAACCATCGGCACCGTGCGTGGTTATGGTTATGGCGATGCATTCGAGAAAGCGAGCAACTTCAACCGTGAAGAAGCGGCCAATCTGATGCCCAGCGTGCAAAAGCTGGTAAACGGGCGTATCGACCTGACCTTGGAAGATGAATTGGTGGCGCGAAGCCTGATCAGTAAGGAAAAGCCTGAGCTTCTGAGCGAAATCGAGTTCGTCTCGCCACCGCTGGCCAGTAATCTCTTGCACGTCACCGCCGGTCTGAAGAACCCTAACCACGAAGCGATCATCAGTGCCTTCGATAAGGGTTTGGAGATCATCAAAGCCAATGGCGAACTCGACGCGATTCTCAAACGCAATGGTATGAAGTAA
- a CDS encoding DUF6279 family lipoprotein — translation MSVLRWPAVKTLLLLLCLSLLISACSRAGLAYRNLDWLLPWRLNDYLNLDSQQQAWLKPRLQTHLQWHCSAELPRYIDWLHTTESILAKPQPDSAQLLEQFAQFDAALKRIGIEITPTAIELLQGLSEQQVSELYTALDEDNLEDRQDFLDPPLTTQISERQTRMQERLRPWLGRLNKVQTEHIADWANSLGEQNRLWLENRQLWQAELRKVVAERDSTDFAERLTPLLQQRERFYSDEYRASYGRTRQALATLFSQLLSSSDKAQRERLSHRLRDLRRVLAEQQCSV, via the coding sequence ATGAGCGTATTGCGTTGGCCTGCCGTGAAAACCCTGCTGCTGTTGCTCTGCCTGAGCCTGCTGATCAGCGCCTGCAGCCGTGCCGGCCTGGCCTATCGCAACTTGGACTGGCTGCTGCCCTGGCGCTTGAACGATTACCTGAACCTCGACAGCCAGCAACAGGCCTGGCTAAAACCCCGCTTACAGACACATCTGCAGTGGCACTGCAGCGCCGAGCTGCCGCGCTATATCGACTGGCTGCACACCACCGAAAGCATCCTCGCCAAGCCGCAGCCAGACAGTGCTCAGCTGCTTGAACAATTCGCCCAGTTCGATGCCGCGCTCAAACGCATCGGCATCGAGATCACCCCCACCGCTATCGAATTGCTGCAGGGCCTGAGCGAGCAGCAGGTTAGCGAGCTCTACACGGCGCTGGATGAAGACAACCTGGAAGATCGCCAGGACTTTCTCGACCCGCCCCTGACCACCCAGATCAGCGAACGCCAGACGCGCATGCAGGAACGCCTACGGCCCTGGCTCGGCCGCCTGAATAAGGTGCAGACAGAACATATTGCTGATTGGGCCAACAGCCTCGGTGAGCAGAACCGTCTGTGGCTGGAGAATAGGCAGCTGTGGCAAGCCGAACTGCGCAAAGTGGTCGCCGAACGCGATAGCACCGACTTCGCCGAGCGGCTGACGCCGCTGCTGCAACAACGCGAGCGCTTCTACAGCGACGAATACCGCGCCAGTTATGGCCGCACACGCCAGGCGTTGGCCACGCTGTTCAGCCAGCTGCTGAGCAGCAGCGATAAGGCGCAGCGCGAGCGCCTCAGTCACCGCCTGCGCGACCTGCGCAGGGTTCTGGCCGAGCAGCAGTGCAGCGTTTAA
- a CDS encoding AbrB family transcriptional regulator — protein MPKSSALTGWQSWWATPLVGLLGGYLASLIGWPLPWIIGSLLAVIAARCSGWLITEMPGGRKTGQWLVSSAIGLHFTSEVLSQLLSHFGVILLGALLTLLLSLIGIVVLRRAGLDRATAFFASMPGGASEMVNLAQRHNAETAKVAAAHSLRLLLVVLLVPAIFTWSLPPIAPPAPAAVSWPWLAVLLPAGALLAWLWGRLGQPNPWMLGPLTVCAIASVSFDLHLGLPNGLGQTGQWLIGCALGCHFDRNFFRSAPGFLARILLFCLLAAAALGQGLGWLAGENQSALMLGMMPGGITELCLTAEALHLSVALVTALQVLRLFLVMFLAEPLFRLWQRS, from the coding sequence ATGCCTAAGTCGTCTGCGCTCACCGGCTGGCAAAGCTGGTGGGCCACTCCTCTGGTCGGCTTGTTAGGCGGCTATCTGGCCAGCCTGATCGGCTGGCCTTTGCCGTGGATCATCGGCTCGCTGCTGGCGGTGATCGCCGCCCGCTGCAGCGGCTGGCTGATCACGGAAATGCCGGGGGGGCGCAAAACCGGCCAATGGCTGGTGTCCAGCGCCATCGGCCTGCATTTCACCAGTGAAGTACTGAGCCAGCTGCTCAGTCACTTCGGCGTGATTCTGCTCGGCGCCCTGCTCACCCTGCTGCTCAGCCTGATCGGTATTGTCGTGCTGCGCCGCGCCGGCCTGGATCGCGCCACCGCGTTCTTCGCCAGCATGCCGGGTGGTGCCAGCGAGATGGTCAACCTGGCACAACGGCATAACGCCGAAACCGCCAAGGTGGCGGCCGCCCATAGCCTGCGTCTGCTGCTGGTGGTGCTGCTGGTTCCGGCGATTTTCACCTGGAGCCTGCCGCCCATCGCGCCGCCCGCACCCGCAGCGGTAAGTTGGCCCTGGTTGGCGGTGCTGCTACCGGCTGGCGCGCTGCTGGCTTGGCTATGGGGACGTTTGGGCCAACCCAACCCATGGATGCTTGGCCCGCTGACTGTCTGCGCCATAGCCAGTGTCAGCTTCGATCTGCACCTGGGCTTGCCCAATGGCCTCGGCCAGACCGGTCAATGGCTGATCGGCTGCGCCCTGGGATGTCACTTCGATCGCAATTTCTTTCGCAGTGCGCCGGGCTTTCTCGCACGCATTCTGCTGTTCTGCCTGCTCGCCGCCGCCGCGTTGGGCCAAGGCCTGGGCTGGCTGGCCGGGGAAAACCAGAGTGCACTGATGCTCGGCATGATGCCCGGCGGCATCACCGAACTGTGCCTGACCGCTGAAGCCCTGCACCTCTCGGTGGCGCTGGTCACGGCCTTGCAGGTGCTGCGGCTGTTTCTGGTGATGTTTCTCGCCGAACCGTTATTCAGGCTTTGGCAACGCAGCTGA
- the tnpB gene encoding IS66 family insertion sequence element accessory protein TnpB (TnpB, as the term is used for proteins encoded by IS66 family insertion elements, is considered an accessory protein, since TnpC, encoded by a neighboring gene, is a DDE family transposase.), whose amino-acid sequence MLSSNFFLEPAVMMRPDAKVEKVYLYPKPVDFRKSIDGLAALVELDIKVAVFDPVLFVFLNRARSRVKILYWERNGFCLWLKRLEAERFKSHPEPGEDAIVLTAQELNWLLDGIDLWRNRPHQVLTPRFVT is encoded by the coding sequence ATGCTGAGCTCCAATTTCTTTCTGGAGCCAGCCGTCATGATGCGCCCCGACGCCAAAGTCGAAAAAGTCTATCTATACCCCAAGCCGGTGGATTTCCGAAAATCCATCGATGGCCTGGCCGCCCTGGTCGAGCTGGATATCAAGGTGGCGGTGTTCGACCCGGTGCTGTTCGTCTTCCTCAACCGCGCGCGCAGCCGGGTGAAGATTTTGTATTGGGAGCGCAACGGCTTTTGCCTGTGGCTCAAGCGATTGGAGGCTGAACGCTTCAAGTCGCATCCGGAACCTGGCGAAGATGCGATCGTGCTGACGGCCCAGGAGTTGAACTGGTTGTTGGACGGTATCGACCTGTGGCGCAACCGGCCGCACCAGGTTTTGACCCCTAGGTTCGTCACCTGA
- a CDS encoding methyl-accepting chemotaxis protein — MINSINHLSIGVLKTAEACESLASENAIGVNDQQHELDQVATAITEMSSAVEEVAGNAVNTSTATEKAGNYVDQGYSVAGHASEVILHLVQEVEQVATRIQSLADESASIGTVIEVINSIAEQTNLLALNAAIEAARAGEQGRGFAVVADEVRTLAGRTRQSTEEIRAIIQRLQQATQNVVIGMQASRSQAGMAGQEAASVQTSMNEIRTQVNQIREMNLYIAQAAEEQHTVAEEVSNRVNRIATLNSDNAERVTSLSQASTTLHGLSEQLNHLLKQFRV, encoded by the coding sequence ATGATCAATAGCATCAATCATCTTTCGATTGGTGTGCTCAAAACGGCCGAAGCCTGTGAATCGCTCGCATCAGAGAACGCCATAGGTGTCAACGATCAACAACATGAACTGGATCAGGTAGCGACCGCCATCACCGAGATGAGCAGCGCGGTGGAAGAAGTGGCCGGCAATGCGGTGAACACCTCCACCGCCACCGAAAAGGCTGGCAACTACGTCGACCAAGGTTACAGCGTGGCCGGGCATGCAAGCGAAGTGATTCTGCATCTGGTGCAAGAAGTCGAACAGGTCGCCACGCGCATTCAATCCCTGGCCGATGAAAGCGCCAGTATTGGTACTGTGATTGAGGTGATCAACAGCATCGCCGAGCAGACCAACCTATTGGCCCTCAATGCCGCCATCGAAGCCGCCCGCGCCGGCGAGCAGGGTCGCGGGTTTGCCGTGGTCGCAGATGAAGTGCGCACCTTGGCCGGTCGCACACGACAATCTACCGAGGAGATCCGCGCAATTATTCAGCGCCTGCAGCAGGCCACCCAGAATGTCGTCATTGGTATGCAGGCCAGTCGCTCGCAAGCCGGCATGGCGGGCCAGGAGGCCGCCTCCGTGCAGACCTCGATGAACGAGATACGCACCCAGGTTAATCAGATTCGCGAGATGAATCTGTATATTGCCCAAGCGGCCGAGGAGCAGCACACAGTAGCCGAGGAAGTCAGCAACAGGGTGAACCGAATCGCAACCCTAAATAGCGATAACGCGGAGCGAGTCACCTCCCTGAGCCAGGCAAGCACCACCCTGCATGGCCTTTCCGAACAGCTCAACCACTTGCTCAAACAGTTCCGCGTTTGA